One Pseudodesulfovibrio cashew DNA window includes the following coding sequences:
- a CDS encoding YitT family protein, which yields METNALENSLRRFTFGVPWNLMLLAVGSFLIAFSVKAVAVPHGLLTGGMSGIALLCYYAFGGLSTGQWYLVLNLPVFVLGWVFVSRRFFFYSLFGMFATSFFIDLIPWTLPIQDIWLAVITGGGIMGAGVGVALRSLGSTGGSDILAVICKEKFNMSMGSFEFWFNMIGFVGGFVYLDMTIVLYSIAMTFIIALAIEYVLGMFSERKMCLVVSDHHEAIREAILTDLDRGVTILEGTGGYSGDPKKVVLTMISSMQLKELEELVYTIDNDAFFIMGSGFHVLGQGFSSRKVY from the coding sequence ATGGAAACAAACGCCCTTGAAAACAGCCTGCGCCGGTTTACTTTCGGCGTTCCCTGGAACCTGATGCTGCTGGCCGTCGGGTCCTTTCTCATCGCCTTCTCGGTCAAGGCCGTGGCCGTGCCCCATGGCCTGCTCACCGGAGGCATGTCCGGTATCGCCCTGCTCTGCTATTACGCCTTCGGCGGGCTGAGCACGGGCCAATGGTATCTGGTCCTCAACCTGCCCGTATTCGTGCTGGGCTGGGTCTTCGTCAGCCGCAGGTTCTTTTTTTATTCCCTGTTCGGCATGTTCGCCACGTCGTTCTTCATCGACCTGATCCCCTGGACCCTGCCCATCCAGGACATCTGGCTGGCGGTGATCACCGGCGGCGGGATCATGGGCGCGGGCGTGGGCGTGGCCCTGCGCTCGCTGGGCTCCACGGGCGGCTCGGACATCCTGGCGGTCATCTGCAAGGAGAAGTTCAACATGTCCATGGGCTCCTTCGAGTTCTGGTTCAACATGATCGGCTTCGTGGGCGGGTTCGTCTACCTGGACATGACCATCGTCCTCTACTCCATCGCCATGACCTTCATCATCGCCCTGGCCATCGAATACGTGCTCGGCATGTTCTCCGAGCGCAAGATGTGCCTGGTGGTCTCCGACCATCACGAGGCCATCCGCGAGGCCATCCTCACCGACCTGGACCGGGGCGTGACCATTCTGGAGGGCACGGGCGGCTACTCGGGCGATCCCAAGAAAGTCGTCCTGACCATGATCTCCTCCATGCAGCTCAAGGAGCTTGAGGAGCTGGTCTACACCATCGACAACGACGCCTTCTTCATCATGGGCTCGGGCTTCCACGTCCTGGGCCAGGGATTCTCTTCAAGGAAGGTCTACTAG
- a CDS encoding 4Fe-4S binding protein → MKFPLSPVRFRLALQAAFTLFNLYVGFRFAAFLAWAGGHSPDYVPKPGAVEGFLPISALLGLRHLVNSGQWDFIHPAGLTIFLAVLGMAVLFRKGFCGYVCPVGFLSNLLDHAGRRVGLSRVPPKVVDYPLTALKYLGMGFFLFSVFFAMDTRSLEAFLTGPYNSVADARMLGFFMSPSGLSLMVLGGFGLFSLVVRGAWCRYLCPYGALLGLLSWFGPVAVSRDRDKCVSCGKCAKGCPAGIRVDLKQTVRTPECIGCMECVGACPVDGCLEARAAGRRIPWPVVGLGAVCVLLLFWVWAKTTGHWDSTMPQAMLARLYAPFAAGN, encoded by the coding sequence ATGAAGTTCCCTCTCTCGCCCGTTCGGTTCCGGTTGGCCCTCCAGGCCGCGTTTACCCTGTTCAACCTCTATGTGGGGTTCCGTTTCGCTGCCTTTCTGGCGTGGGCCGGGGGGCATTCCCCGGATTACGTGCCCAAGCCCGGTGCGGTGGAGGGCTTCCTGCCCATCAGCGCGCTGCTCGGACTGCGTCATCTGGTCAACTCCGGCCAGTGGGACTTTATCCATCCTGCCGGGCTGACCATCTTTCTGGCCGTGCTGGGCATGGCCGTGCTCTTTCGCAAGGGGTTCTGCGGCTATGTCTGCCCGGTGGGCTTCCTGTCCAACCTGCTGGACCACGCCGGGCGGCGGGTGGGGCTCTCGCGCGTGCCGCCCAAGGTCGTCGATTACCCGCTGACCGCACTCAAATATCTGGGGATGGGCTTTTTCCTGTTCTCCGTGTTTTTCGCCATGGACACCCGCTCCCTGGAGGCGTTCCTGACGGGGCCATACAACAGTGTGGCCGACGCGCGCATGCTCGGTTTCTTCATGAGTCCCTCCGGCCTCTCCCTGATGGTGCTGGGCGGGTTCGGCCTGTTCAGCCTGGTGGTGCGCGGCGCATGGTGCCGGTATCTCTGCCCCTACGGCGCGCTGCTTGGGCTTCTGTCCTGGTTCGGGCCCGTGGCCGTGTCCCGCGACCGGGACAAGTGCGTGTCGTGCGGCAAGTGCGCAAAAGGATGTCCGGCGGGCATCCGCGTGGACCTGAAGCAAACCGTGCGCACACCCGAGTGCATCGGATGCATGGAGTGCGTGGGAGCCTGTCCTGTGGACGGGTGCCTCGAGGCCAGGGCGGCGGGGCGGCGCATCCCGTGGCCCGTGGTGGGGCTCGGGGCAGTATGCGTCCTGCTCCTCTTCTGGGTTTGGGCCAAGACCACCGGTCATTGGGATTCGACCATGCCCCAGGCCATGCTCGCGAGACTCTACGCGCCGTTTGCCGCCGGGAATTGA
- a CDS encoding CBS domain-containing protein, whose protein sequence is MYVGLKMLRDFVKVTPHTLVKDAQKQLEDNKLWMLLVVDENDKLVGYVRKEDISAALPSIMTSLEKHELNYLMSKLTVEKIYRTDIKTVTPETEIEGAADMMYEMNLAGLAVVGKEGELIGYINRSVMLDVLSEEMGYREGGSRITLEVEDRSGVLYEVAGVIANMKMSIISTGTFFYNGRRILVVRIDTEDPSAVAAALTERGYKLVAPEDFEGEWT, encoded by the coding sequence ATGTACGTCGGACTGAAAATGCTTCGCGACTTCGTCAAGGTCACCCCGCACACCCTGGTCAAGGACGCCCAGAAACAGTTGGAAGACAACAAACTCTGGATGCTCCTGGTGGTTGACGAAAACGACAAGCTGGTCGGCTACGTGCGCAAGGAGGACATCTCCGCCGCGCTGCCTTCCATCATGACCTCCCTGGAAAAGCATGAACTCAACTACCTGATGAGCAAGCTCACGGTGGAGAAGATCTACCGCACGGACATCAAGACCGTGACCCCCGAGACAGAAATCGAGGGCGCAGCGGACATGATGTACGAAATGAACCTGGCCGGCCTGGCAGTGGTCGGCAAGGAAGGTGAGCTCATCGGCTACATCAATCGGAGCGTCATGCTCGACGTGCTGTCCGAGGAGATGGGCTACCGCGAAGGCGGCAGCCGCATAACCCTGGAAGTGGAGGACCGCTCCGGCGTCCTCTACGAAGTGGCCGGGGTCATCGCCAACATGAAGATGTCCATCATCTCCACGGGCACATTCTTTTATAACGGACGCCGCATCCTGGTCGTCCGAATCGATACCGAAGACCCGTCCGCCGTCGCCGCAGCTTTGACGGAACGGGGCTACAAACTGGTCGCTCCCGAAGACTTCGAGGGAGAGTGGACCTAA
- a CDS encoding ABC transporter ATP-binding protein: MAYLDVCDVTLTFKGIAALMGVSFTVEQGTIASLIGPNGAGKTSMLNCISGRYVPDGGASGPCGISLDGECLLSLPAHKRTELGLSRTFQNIALFKGLSVLDNLMVGRHSRMQYGILPAIFYWGKAVRQESAHRRRVEDVIDFLNLSPYRHQHAGRLPYGVQKRVELGRALAAEPKLILLDEPMAGMNLEETEDMARYILDIAEEWGVTVLLVEHDMGVVMDISDKVVVIDFGQKIAEGTPDEVQADPGVIAAYLGTEEATFTGR, from the coding sequence ATGGCTTATCTTGACGTCTGCGACGTGACGCTCACGTTCAAGGGCATTGCCGCCCTTATGGGAGTGTCTTTCACCGTGGAGCAGGGAACCATCGCGTCCCTGATCGGACCCAACGGTGCCGGAAAGACCTCCATGCTCAACTGTATCAGCGGCCGCTACGTCCCCGACGGGGGCGCATCCGGGCCGTGCGGGATCTCCCTCGACGGCGAGTGCCTGCTCTCCCTTCCTGCGCACAAGCGCACGGAACTGGGACTGTCGCGCACTTTCCAGAACATCGCCCTGTTCAAGGGACTGTCCGTGCTGGACAACCTGATGGTCGGACGGCACAGCAGGATGCAATACGGGATTCTCCCCGCCATCTTCTATTGGGGCAAGGCCGTGCGCCAGGAAAGCGCACACCGCCGCCGCGTGGAAGATGTCATCGACTTCCTCAACCTCTCCCCATACCGCCACCAGCACGCGGGGCGCCTACCCTACGGCGTGCAGAAACGGGTGGAGCTGGGCCGGGCGCTCGCCGCCGAACCCAAGCTCATCCTGCTCGACGAGCCCATGGCCGGAATGAACCTCGAAGAAACCGAGGACATGGCCCGGTACATTCTCGATATAGCCGAGGAGTGGGGCGTGACCGTCCTGCTTGTGGAACACGACATGGGGGTTGTCATGGACATCTCCGACAAGGTCGTGGTCATCGACTTCGGGCAGAAGATCGCCGAGGGCACGCCGGACGAGGTCCAGGCCGACCCGGGCGTCATTGCCGCCTATCTTGGCACCGAGGAAGCGACCTTCACCGGACGATAG
- a CDS encoding AMP-binding protein: MAKPYKTTLPRLLLKQAGERAGKPALREKEWGVWQAVSWHDNLRITAEFACGLKALGLGKGDIVILIGDNRPEWIWAELAIQGLGGIALGLYQDSPPEEIEYIFALAECRLVVAEDQEQVDKILSFRDNLPGLEYLIYHDARGLTAYEKDVPGLRDFKAVRRLGREKYPESVDRYREWARELKPEDPALIATTSGTTGRPKLAVLSHQNLLSMAHNLGRFDPKNAADEFVSFLPLAWMGEQMMAVASALLFGFCVNFPEEPDTAGADSREIGPHFLFSPPRVYESIAAKVQGDIMETTPLKRFLYHFFLPIGYEYVDTLFAGEAPSAWLRFKYFLADQGLFRALRDRLGFSRMRSATTGGAALGPDVFRFFHALGVNLKQIYGQTEIAGISCIHKEGEVDFTSVGAPIPETEVKITDEGEIVSRSPAVFLGYYKNEEATRETVSEDGWLRSGDAGYFDDNGRLVVIDRLKDVMHLNGGTQFSPQFLENKIKFSPFLRESVVLGGGRDFVAAILCIDMPIVGHWAEKQMITYTTYQDLAAKDEVYELIKGEIAKTNETLPEETRIRRFCLLYKELDADDGELTRTRKVRRKVVGERYGKLIEALYTDECVLNLETEITYQDGRVRGMCGEIRIEDMEA; the protein is encoded by the coding sequence ATGGCAAAGCCCTACAAGACGACGTTGCCCAGGCTGCTGCTCAAGCAGGCCGGGGAGCGGGCAGGAAAGCCCGCCCTCCGGGAAAAGGAATGGGGGGTGTGGCAGGCCGTCTCCTGGCACGACAACCTCCGGATAACGGCGGAGTTCGCCTGCGGACTCAAGGCCCTCGGTCTCGGCAAAGGGGACATCGTCATCCTCATCGGCGACAACCGGCCCGAGTGGATCTGGGCCGAGTTGGCCATCCAGGGGCTGGGCGGCATCGCCCTGGGACTCTATCAGGATTCGCCGCCCGAGGAGATCGAGTACATCTTCGCCCTTGCCGAATGCCGTCTGGTGGTGGCCGAGGACCAGGAGCAGGTGGACAAGATCCTCTCCTTCAGGGACAACCTCCCCGGGTTGGAGTACCTCATCTACCATGACGCCAGAGGGCTGACCGCCTATGAAAAGGACGTGCCGGGTCTCAGGGATTTCAAGGCGGTCCGCCGCCTGGGCCGGGAGAAATATCCGGAATCCGTGGATCGCTACCGGGAGTGGGCCCGCGAGCTGAAGCCGGAAGACCCGGCGCTCATCGCCACCACCTCGGGCACCACCGGGCGGCCCAAGCTGGCCGTGCTCTCCCATCAGAACCTGCTCTCCATGGCCCACAACCTGGGGCGGTTCGACCCCAAGAACGCCGCGGACGAGTTCGTCTCCTTCCTGCCCCTGGCCTGGATGGGCGAGCAGATGATGGCCGTGGCCTCGGCATTGCTCTTCGGCTTCTGCGTCAACTTCCCGGAGGAGCCGGATACGGCGGGCGCGGACTCGCGGGAGATCGGCCCGCACTTCCTGTTCTCGCCGCCGCGCGTGTACGAGTCCATCGCCGCCAAGGTCCAGGGCGACATCATGGAGACCACGCCGCTGAAGCGGTTTCTCTACCACTTCTTCCTGCCCATCGGGTACGAGTACGTGGACACCCTGTTCGCGGGCGAGGCCCCATCGGCCTGGCTGCGGTTCAAGTATTTCCTGGCGGACCAGGGGTTGTTCCGCGCCCTGCGCGACCGCCTCGGGTTCTCGCGCATGCGCTCGGCCACCACGGGCGGCGCGGCCCTGGGACCTGATGTGTTCCGTTTTTTCCACGCCCTGGGCGTCAACCTCAAGCAGATCTACGGTCAGACCGAGATCGCGGGCATCTCCTGCATCCACAAGGAGGGCGAGGTTGACTTCACCAGCGTGGGCGCGCCCATCCCCGAGACCGAGGTCAAAATTACGGACGAGGGCGAGATCGTGTCCCGCTCCCCCGCGGTCTTCCTCGGCTATTACAAGAATGAGGAGGCCACGCGCGAGACCGTCTCCGAGGACGGCTGGCTGCGCTCGGGCGATGCGGGCTACTTTGACGACAACGGACGGCTGGTGGTCATCGACCGGCTCAAGGACGTCATGCATCTCAACGGCGGCACGCAGTTCTCGCCCCAGTTCCTGGAGAACAAGATCAAGTTCTCCCCGTTCCTGCGCGAGTCCGTTGTGCTCGGCGGCGGACGGGACTTCGTGGCCGCCATCCTGTGCATCGACATGCCCATCGTGGGGCACTGGGCCGAGAAGCAGATGATCACCTACACCACCTACCAGGATCTAGCGGCCAAAGACGAGGTCTACGAGCTGATCAAGGGCGAGATCGCCAAGACCAACGAGACCCTGCCCGAAGAGACGCGCATCCGGCGTTTCTGCCTGCTCTACAAGGAGCTGGACGCGGATGACGGCGAGTTGACCCGGACCCGCAAGGTCCGGCGCAAGGTGGTGGGCGAACGCTACGGCAAGCTGATCGAGGCCCTGTACACCGATGAATGCGTGTTGAATCTGGAAACCGAGATCACCTACCAGGACGGGCGGGTGCGCGGCATGTGCGGCGAGATTCGCATCGAGGACATGGAGGCGTAA
- a CDS encoding branched-chain amino acid ABC transporter permease — protein MEYYLQLIVNGLVVGGIYSLVALGFVIIYKATKVVNFAQGELVMAGAYVCFALTVQFHIPFIWAFLLTLAFSVLLGFAIERMVLRPLIGEEHISVIMVTVGMSSVLKSLVQLFWGTQIRVYPQVLPSEPIVIAGLPVAPVYIAAFGLSVVLFAIFSAFFKYSRTGIAMRATAFDQQAAQSMGIGIKNIFAMSWCIACIVSAVGGVILGNINGINAQLGHLGLKVFPAVILGGLDSLLGAALGGLIIGVLENVCDGAARELLGLGGFREVAAFIILVVILMIKPYGLFGTKEIERV, from the coding sequence ATGGAATATTACCTGCAACTCATCGTCAACGGACTGGTGGTCGGCGGCATCTACTCCCTGGTGGCACTGGGGTTCGTCATCATCTACAAGGCCACCAAGGTGGTCAACTTCGCCCAGGGCGAATTGGTCATGGCCGGAGCCTACGTCTGCTTCGCGCTCACGGTACAGTTTCACATCCCGTTCATATGGGCGTTCCTGCTCACCCTGGCGTTCTCGGTGCTGCTCGGCTTCGCCATCGAACGCATGGTGCTCAGGCCGCTTATCGGCGAGGAGCACATCTCGGTGATCATGGTCACCGTGGGCATGAGCTCGGTACTCAAGTCCCTGGTCCAGCTTTTCTGGGGCACGCAGATCAGGGTCTACCCCCAGGTGCTGCCCTCGGAGCCCATCGTCATCGCCGGACTGCCCGTGGCCCCGGTCTACATCGCGGCCTTCGGGCTCTCGGTGGTCCTGTTCGCCATCTTCTCCGCCTTCTTCAAATACTCCCGCACCGGCATCGCCATGCGGGCCACGGCCTTTGACCAGCAGGCGGCCCAGTCCATGGGCATCGGCATCAAGAACATCTTCGCCATGAGCTGGTGCATCGCCTGCATCGTCTCGGCGGTGGGCGGCGTGATCCTGGGCAACATCAACGGCATCAACGCACAGCTTGGCCACCTGGGGCTCAAGGTTTTCCCGGCGGTCATCCTCGGCGGCCTGGATTCCCTGCTCGGCGCGGCCCTGGGCGGACTGATCATCGGCGTGCTGGAAAACGTCTGCGACGGCGCGGCCCGAGAGTTGCTCGGCCTGGGCGGTTTCAGGGAGGTGGCGGCGTTCATCATCCTGGTGGTCATCCTGATGATCAAGCCGTACGGCCTGTTCGGAACCAAAGAGATCGAGAGGGTGTAG
- a CDS encoding branched-chain amino acid ABC transporter permease — protein sequence MQGKCGLFFTSYPGEAQLFPSGFQKLMIGLFLLVLLAAPAVLNVYLTSVMNLIFIAVIGAVSLNLLTGVCGQISLGHGAFIGVGAYAAGQCTLHGVPFPLAILTAGAVTALVGMVFGVPSLRLKGIYLAIATLAAQLVLEYVFLHGGELTGGSNGLLLDSPSLFGFSFDTDARMYYLLFFFAAASLLMVSNIMRTKFGRAFVSIRDFYLSAEIVGVNLFQYKLAAFGLSSFLAGVAGGLWAHYTGYVSAEQFNIGLSISYLAMIIIGGLGSVLGSVFGAVFITVLPEVLNVLANGLGAYMPEISQHIVALREGVFGLVLILFLIYEPEGLAHRWRLVKAYWKLYPFAH from the coding sequence ATGCAGGGCAAATGCGGACTTTTCTTCACTTCCTATCCCGGCGAGGCGCAACTGTTCCCCTCCGGGTTCCAGAAGCTCATGATCGGGCTGTTCCTGCTGGTTCTGCTTGCGGCCCCGGCGGTGCTCAACGTGTACCTCACCTCGGTCATGAACCTCATCTTCATCGCGGTCATCGGCGCGGTGTCTCTCAACCTGCTCACCGGCGTGTGCGGGCAGATATCGCTGGGGCACGGCGCGTTCATCGGCGTTGGGGCGTACGCCGCCGGACAGTGCACCCTGCACGGGGTGCCGTTCCCCCTGGCCATCCTGACCGCCGGTGCGGTCACGGCCCTGGTGGGCATGGTCTTCGGCGTGCCGTCGCTCAGGCTCAAGGGAATCTATCTGGCCATCGCCACCCTGGCCGCGCAGCTGGTGCTGGAATACGTCTTCCTGCACGGCGGTGAGCTGACCGGCGGCTCCAACGGGCTGCTGCTGGATTCCCCGTCCCTGTTCGGCTTCTCGTTCGATACGGACGCGCGCATGTACTATCTGCTCTTCTTCTTTGCCGCCGCGTCCCTGCTCATGGTCTCAAACATCATGCGCACCAAGTTCGGCAGGGCTTTCGTCTCCATCCGCGATTTCTACCTTTCGGCTGAAATCGTGGGCGTGAACCTGTTCCAATACAAGCTGGCGGCCTTCGGGCTGAGCTCCTTCCTGGCAGGCGTGGCCGGGGGGCTGTGGGCGCACTACACCGGGTACGTGTCCGCCGAGCAGTTCAACATCGGGCTGTCCATCTCCTATCTGGCCATGATCATCATCGGCGGGCTGGGGAGCGTGCTCGGCTCGGTCTTCGGTGCGGTGTTCATCACCGTGCTGCCGGAAGTGCTCAATGTCCTGGCCAACGGCCTGGGTGCGTACATGCCGGAGATTTCCCAGCACATCGTGGCCCTGCGCGAGGGCGTGTTCGGCCTGGTGCTCATCCTCTTCCTCATCTACGAGCCGGAAGGGCTGGCGCACCGCTGGAGGCTGGTCAAGGCGTACTGGAAGCTCTACCCGTTCGCCCACTAG
- a CDS encoding ABC transporter substrate-binding protein has protein sequence MRVGKIITAVCIVILAGMMLVGCGGEEKKPAETAKKDTSPIKVGGLIDLSGPTSSVGVPYAAGLRDGVKYVNGEGGVDGRMIELDVQDTAYKVQQGLSLYKKMVNTDKVVCIQGYGSAVTEALVRNLAKDKIPDISASYSAHLTDPKKAPYNFFIAADYTTQLRAALKYFRDTWKEERAPKLAFIYPDHPYGLAPIPGGKEYAKELGYEIVGDANVSLKAIDATTELLPLKKLEPDFCWIGGTTPSTSVILKSAKNIGMDTVFFTDIWGTDETLVKLAGDDANGSYSNQAAAVYGADVPGMKAIEKLTEGKPQMSHYTRGFVSILVMAESMKRAAQNGPITGESIKIALESLRDYDPMGLAPAISYFPDDHRPNMAVFLYKIENGKMTFVKEENLERRAEWLGH, from the coding sequence ATGAGGGTTGGTAAAATCATAACCGCGGTCTGCATCGTTATCCTGGCCGGAATGATGCTGGTTGGCTGCGGAGGCGAGGAAAAGAAACCGGCTGAAACCGCTAAAAAGGACACGTCGCCCATCAAGGTCGGCGGTCTCATCGACCTGTCCGGTCCCACCTCCTCGGTGGGCGTGCCCTATGCCGCCGGACTGCGTGACGGCGTCAAGTACGTCAACGGCGAAGGCGGCGTGGACGGCCGCATGATCGAGCTGGACGTGCAGGACACCGCCTACAAGGTTCAGCAGGGGCTGTCCCTGTACAAGAAGATGGTCAACACCGACAAGGTGGTCTGCATCCAGGGATACGGCTCCGCCGTGACCGAAGCCCTGGTCCGCAACCTGGCCAAGGACAAGATTCCCGATATCTCCGCGTCCTACTCCGCACACCTGACCGACCCGAAGAAGGCTCCCTACAACTTCTTCATCGCCGCGGACTACACCACGCAGCTGCGCGCCGCCCTCAAGTATTTCCGCGACACCTGGAAAGAGGAGCGCGCTCCCAAGCTGGCCTTCATCTACCCCGACCACCCCTACGGCCTGGCCCCCATCCCGGGCGGCAAGGAATACGCCAAGGAGCTCGGCTATGAGATCGTGGGCGACGCCAACGTCTCCCTGAAGGCCATCGACGCCACCACCGAGCTGCTGCCGCTCAAGAAGCTCGAGCCCGACTTCTGCTGGATCGGCGGCACCACCCCGTCCACTTCCGTCATCCTCAAGTCCGCCAAGAACATCGGCATGGACACCGTGTTCTTCACCGACATCTGGGGCACGGACGAGACCCTGGTCAAGCTGGCCGGGGATGACGCCAATGGCTCCTACTCCAACCAGGCCGCCGCAGTTTACGGCGCGGACGTGCCGGGCATGAAGGCCATCGAGAAGCTGACCGAAGGCAAGCCGCAGATGTCCCACTACACGCGCGGTTTCGTCTCCATCCTGGTCATGGCCGAGAGCATGAAGCGCGCCGCCCAGAACGGCCCCATCACCGGCGAGTCCATCAAGATCGCCCTGGAGTCCCTGCGCGACTACGATCCCATGGGACTGGCTCCGGCCATCTCCTACTTCCCAGATGACCACCGTCCGAACATGGCCGTGTTCCTCTACAAGATCGAGAACGGCAAGATGACCTTCGTCAAGGAAGAAAACCTCGAGCGCCGCGCCGAATGGCTCGGCCACTAG
- a CDS encoding ABC transporter ATP-binding protein: MSDILKVENLEVVYNDVVLVLKGLSLSCPEGEITALLGANGAGKSTTLKAISGLLETEDGEVTDGAVVYKDEPIQGIIPEKIVRKGIFQVMEGRRIFEDLTVEENLRCGAFTRPRSETVRNMEKVYEYFPRLKERRKQLAGYMSGGEQQMCAIGRAIMARPDLLLLDEPSLGLAPMLVEEIFDIIKKFNASEGVTVLLVEQNARAALSVASQAYIMENGRVVMEGTAAELLDNPDVQEFYLGMGHGGDKKSYRDVKHYRRRKRWLG, encoded by the coding sequence TTGAGCGATATACTGAAGGTCGAGAATCTTGAGGTCGTGTACAACGACGTGGTCCTGGTCTTGAAGGGCCTGTCCCTGTCTTGCCCCGAGGGCGAGATCACGGCCCTGCTCGGGGCCAACGGTGCGGGCAAGTCCACGACGCTGAAGGCCATCTCCGGGCTGCTGGAGACCGAGGACGGCGAGGTCACGGACGGCGCGGTCGTGTACAAGGACGAGCCCATCCAGGGCATCATCCCGGAAAAGATCGTGCGCAAGGGCATCTTTCAGGTCATGGAGGGCCGCCGCATCTTCGAGGACCTGACCGTGGAGGAGAACCTCCGGTGCGGCGCGTTCACCCGTCCGCGTTCGGAGACCGTCAGGAACATGGAGAAGGTCTACGAGTATTTTCCGCGCCTGAAGGAACGGCGCAAACAGCTTGCGGGCTACATGTCCGGCGGCGAGCAGCAGATGTGCGCCATCGGCAGGGCGATCATGGCCAGGCCGGATCTGCTCCTGCTGGACGAGCCGTCCCTGGGGCTGGCCCCCATGCTGGTGGAGGAGATCTTCGATATTATCAAGAAGTTCAACGCCAGCGAGGGCGTGACCGTGCTGCTGGTGGAGCAGAACGCCCGGGCCGCGCTCTCGGTGGCCAGCCAGGCCTACATCATGGAGAACGGCAGGGTGGTCATGGAAGGGACTGCAGCCGAGCTGCTCGACAACCCGGACGTGCAGGAGTTCTACCTGGGCATGGGCCATGGCGGCGACAAGAAGAGCTACCGTGATGTAAAACATTATCGCCGCCGCAAACGCTGGCTCGGGTAG
- a CDS encoding phenylacetate--CoA ligase family protein, with protein sequence MYYSEYETEPREKRMKRKWKGVRDVLIAAEAHSGEFQARLEALGACARDFKDWDDYGKIPPLRKKDLIDWQKEHGLGWFLDCEPGQLKRIYQSPGPIFDPEAREEDYWAWSEGFFAAGVRPGDLAQMTFSYHMTPAGLMLEEPLRDIGCAVIPAGPGNTDKQIEFLTGLPVTVFVGMTSYLKVIGEKALAAGYDLKKDFSLKKAYVAAEPLPESLRREVEEMFGISVRQGYGTADVGCIAYECMELAGMHLSNYRHVEICDPATGEPLPEGEVGEVVVTPFFTDYPLVRLATGDLSSIDLTPCACGRTARKLTGWKGRADDTAKVKGQFLYPSQAATVFSKYPQVANWQIRIENPGGRDELAVVLEVGHGLDTEAFAADFQAVMKLKPIVETAAPGTIPVDAPKLVDERTFD encoded by the coding sequence ATGTACTACAGCGAATACGAGACCGAGCCGCGCGAGAAGCGGATGAAGCGGAAGTGGAAGGGCGTGCGCGACGTGCTGATTGCTGCCGAGGCCCATTCGGGCGAGTTTCAGGCCCGGCTTGAGGCGTTGGGGGCGTGCGCTCGCGATTTCAAGGACTGGGACGACTACGGCAAGATTCCGCCCCTGAGGAAGAAGGATCTCATCGACTGGCAGAAGGAGCACGGGCTGGGTTGGTTCCTGGACTGCGAGCCGGGGCAACTCAAGCGCATCTACCAGTCTCCGGGACCGATCTTCGATCCCGAGGCCAGGGAGGAGGACTACTGGGCGTGGTCCGAGGGCTTCTTTGCCGCGGGAGTCCGTCCGGGGGACTTGGCGCAGATGACCTTTTCCTATCACATGACGCCCGCCGGGCTGATGCTTGAGGAGCCCCTGCGCGATATCGGGTGCGCCGTGATTCCCGCCGGGCCGGGTAATACCGATAAGCAGATCGAGTTCCTGACCGGGCTTCCGGTCACCGTATTCGTGGGCATGACCAGCTATCTGAAGGTCATCGGGGAGAAGGCCCTGGCCGCGGGGTATGACCTGAAGAAGGATTTTTCCCTGAAAAAGGCGTATGTGGCCGCCGAGCCGCTGCCGGAGTCCCTGCGCCGGGAGGTGGAGGAGATGTTCGGGATCTCGGTGCGTCAGGGGTACGGCACGGCGGACGTGGGCTGCATCGCCTACGAGTGCATGGAGCTGGCCGGTATGCACCTCTCCAACTATCGCCATGTGGAAATATGCGATCCGGCCACGGGCGAGCCGTTGCCCGAGGGCGAGGTCGGCGAGGTGGTGGTCACCCCATTTTTTACCGACTATCCGCTGGTCCGGCTGGCCACGGGTGATTTGTCGTCCATCGACCTGACGCCGTGCGCCTGTGGACGCACCGCCAGGAAGCTGACGGGCTGGAAAGGGCGCGCCGACGATACAGCAAAGGTCAAGGGACAGTTCCTCTATCCCTCGCAGGCTGCCACGGTTTTCTCGAAATATCCGCAGGTTGCCAACTGGCAGATACGGATTGAGAATCCTGGTGGACGTGACGAGCTGGCCGTGGTACTGGAGGTCGGACACGGTCTGGACACCGAAGCGTTCGCGGCGGATTTCCAGGCGGTCATGAAGTTGAAGCCCATCGTCGAGACGGCGGCTCCCGGGACTATCCCGGTCGACGCCCCGAAGCTCGTCGATGAACGGACTTTCGATTAA